Proteins found in one Crassostrea angulata isolate pt1a10 chromosome 3, ASM2561291v2, whole genome shotgun sequence genomic segment:
- the LOC128176973 gene encoding uncharacterized histidine-rich protein DDB_G0274557-like — translation MVLFEGSLQFNHQDHVLIHLQGHLHQDHVLIHLQGHLHQDHVLIHVQGHLHQDHVLIHLLGHLRQDHQDHVLIHLLGQLHQDHVLFHLQCHFHQDHVLINLHGHLHQDHALIHLLGHLHQDHQDHVLIHLLWPHLPRPRPNSSPRSPPPRPRPNPSLRSPPPRPRPNPSLRSPPPRPRPNPSARSPPPRPPRPRPNPSPMVTFTKTTS, via the coding sequence CTCCAAGGTCACCTCCACCAAGACCACGTCCTAATCCATCTCCAAGGTCACCTCCACCAAGACCACGTCCTAATCCATGTCCAAGGTCATCTCCACCAAGACCACGTCCTTATCCATCTCCTAGGTCACCTTCGCCAAGACCACCAAGACCACGTCCTAATCCATCTCCTAGGTCAACTCCACCAAGACCACGTCCTATTCCATCTCCAATGTCACTTCCACCAAGACCACGTCCTCATCAATCTCCATGGTCACCTCCACCAAGACCACGCCCTAATCCATCTCCTAGGTCACCTCCACCAAGACCACCAAGACCACGTCCTAATCCATCTCCTATGGCCACATTTACCAAGACCACGTCCTAATTCATCTCCTAGATCACCTCCACCAAGACCACGTCCTAATCCATCTCTTAGGTCACCTCCACCAAGACCACGTCCTAATCCATCTCTTAGGTCACCTCCACCAAGACCACGCCCTAATCCATCTGCTAGGTCACCTCCACCAAGACCACCAAGACCACGTCCTAATCCATCTCCTATGGTCACCTTTACCAAGACCACGTCCTAA